The stretch of DNA ACAAGTAAAATGAAGACATTATTGTGGcctctgagaaactgtgaatgccattttttcatagactaaatgattcattgagaaaaagaTCAgcaatagggctgcaactaatgattattttccttgtcaattaatctgtcggttatttttacatttaatatatataaatatgtttccCAAAACCTGAGGTGCAACcttattcagtttactatcatagaagactaaagaaatcaGATAAtagtcacatttaagaagctgcaacaaGAGAATTGtacaattattttgttaaaaaaaaagactcaaaacgattaaatgattatcaaaatagctggtgattaattttctgtcgatcgactaattgactaattgattaatcgttgcagctctgattggcagattaatcgataatgagaATAATGGTTAGCCGCAGCCCTAGATCTGAACATTCAAAgacaaaaactatgaaaatcaaacaaaacagttaataaaaagCAGATCAAGGTGCATTGATTAAAAATGGAACAGTTCACTCTTAAAGTCTGCCAGGCTCAGCTGTAAGAGGAAGTTTGTAAGTCTGTATTTAAAGCTAAACTAATCCCTGAGAGGGTCACCCTCAAAAGTATTTTACATAAGCAGGAGCACAGCCTAATAAGCTCTATAGATAATTATGTTAAAGCCCAATAAAGCACTAATTAGTGCAGCTAACTTCGTTTTGACATATAATGTTGAGCTCAAAATGTTAGTGCAAGATATGTACGCGCTAAGGTTAATATTCACACgctttttaaagttaaataacCATTTTTTCATTGACTTTTCTTTAAGATTTGATGCTTACTGTTTGTAATCATCCGTCCAGGGTAGAGCCAGCCAGTCTCCGTGCATATCATGATAATATTCAACCATGTCCTCAGTCGACTTGTCAGAGGAGACAAAAACTATTTCAAACTGAGCAGGAGGCTCACCCTCCTCCACCAGCTCCGTATAGAAATCACACAGGATGGGTGTGAAGTCTCGACAAGGCGGACACCATCCTGCAGAAAAGTAGATTCCCACCACTTTGTTCCTCAACGCCTCCTCGGGGTCGACAAAATCCCCGTCTTTATTCACGAGAGTCCGCCCGGAAAACACCTCTACCATGTCTGCAAAAACTCTCACGCACACTTGCAACTTAATTTAAAGGGATGTTAAACAGCTCAAAGTGTCGTTTTAGCTCATATTTCCTCACGTTGGCCACTTTCGACTCCTCTCTGTTGTTCAGAAGTGTTGGTTCTCTGAAGAAGAAGGTCCTACTTTCCTGAAATGTTTACCTTTCTGTAAAAGCTACTTACTAACAGCCAATCCCGGTAATCACCTGCGGACCAATGAGGACACGAGGAGACAATGTTGTAGTTCATTAGCCACGTGGGTTTCAGAGGGGCCAAAGGTGCATTCAAACGCTGCTTGTAAGCTAGTAATTTCCAGTTCAGCAGCAACAACACGACGTCTCACAACACTTTCAGGCAGGTAGCGACCCAGACTGGCGCATGCGCAGAACAGACAGGACAGCATTTATTGAAATGCAATTGAAGTTCTGcctgaatatatatttatatatttttggcTGCAAATtagattctgttactgcagtaACAAACAAATGgagaacaaaatatttttatttatttgtccaaAGTTGTAAGTATGCTTAGGAATGTATAGAAACGTGTTAAATTGTTCAAATAAATAGAGAACTCTATTAATCCCAAATGAAATTTAAGTTTTACAGCAGCCACTTGTCataattcaaaatacaaaaacaataataactaaaaaataaataaatactgagcATATGGATGGACAATTCAGAAGTTCATCATGCTTTTCAAAGTTTCTATGGAAATTGGATACCAACTGGTATTGATTGTAACAGAAAGATCCATTATGTAGGAGCAAGTTACAACATTTTCAAGCTGCCTCTCAAGCTTACATGGTCTTTGATACCAAAATATAGGTTTTCATGGGAGTACTCCTTTAAATTATTGTAATGTCTTCTAATGTCTTATCAAAAAAAAGAACTTAATTaatgacagactgacagaagcAGATCCATGTAACGTTATAGCACATGTGTGCATTCAAACTTGTTGCTTGGTTCACTCTTTCAACAAGTAATTTTCAGTAGGAACTCTTTCAGTGGTTTATTATCATCAAGACACATTAGTATTTCAGTATAGTGTTTTATAAAGGTGACCATGTGAATGAGTTTCTAAATGCAATGCATACATTCAGCAATGGATATGGAGCACTGGCTAAAGAACCCATCACACCAGGCCTGGTCTTTCTCAACTCTGGGGGAGGCAAACTCAGTGAC from Thunnus albacares chromosome 18, fThuAlb1.1, whole genome shotgun sequence encodes:
- the nxnl2 gene encoding nucleoredoxin-like protein 2, with the protein product MVEVFSGRTLVNKDGDFVDPEEALRNKVVGIYFSAGWCPPCRDFTPILCDFYTELVEEGEPPAQFEIVFVSSDKSTEDMVEYYHDMHGDWLALPWTDDYKHELKQRYKITAVPKLVIVKENGDVITDKGRKQIRDRGLACFRTWLDAAEIFQNFKG